One window of Acipenser ruthenus chromosome 17, fAciRut3.2 maternal haplotype, whole genome shotgun sequence genomic DNA carries:
- the LOC117423202 gene encoding UDP-GalNAc:beta-1,3-N-acetylgalactosaminyltransferase 1-like: MYHMVWIKQKAMKRIFFVFLFITFITVGVYFMMWDNGKRNKEGLSLNDMVVANPVSSNSLLQKILKEDPKWLQLYEGEPKHRPNFTYLTSEHSKCRDDAPFVVIFVASRPSEVEARLAIRASWASKKQWHGKSVLTLFLTGNESREQTGKLYLEHEKYRDMIMQDFLDSYQNLTHKTRMAFQWLHDFCPKAKYIMKTDSDVFVNPGNLVNYLLQQAETEHFYTGYPFVNTYPYRNVLTKNYISTEEYPLDIFPPYGSGLGYVISGNLALRIYEMMCHVKPFRIEDVYVGVCVKLLGEEVHVPKDHLFFLFKTELADKIESLIAAHWVDPAAMRHYWETLHSSS; the protein is encoded by the coding sequence ATGTACCACATGGTTTGGATTAAACAGAAGGCCATGAAgagaattttttttgtatttctattcaTAACATTTATAACTGTGGGGGTGTATTTTATGATGTGGGACAATGGAAAGAGGAATAAGGAAGGGTTGAGTTTGAATGACATGGTTGTGGCTAATCCGGTTTCCAGCAACAGTCTCCTACAAAAGATTTTGAAGGAGGACCCTAAATGGCTGCAGTTATATGAAGGTGAACCAAAGCACAGACCCAACTTCACCTACTTAACCTCGGAACATTCCAAATGCAGGGATGATGCACCTTTTGTGGTCATTTTCGTTGCATCCCGTCCAAGTGAAGTTGAAGCGAGACTGGCAATTAGAGCTTCTTGGGCCAGTAAGAAGCAATGGCATGGGAAATCTGTTCTAACCTTGTTTCTAACAGGCAACGAAAGCAGAGAGCAAACAGGAAAATTATATTTAGAACATGAAAAATACAGAGATATGATAATGCAAGACTTTCTCGATTCCTATCAAaatctaacacataaaaccagaaTGGCTTTTCAGTGGCTACATGATTTCTGCCCAAAGGCTAAGTACATTATGAAAACTGATTCTGATGTCTTTGTTAATCCTGGCAATTTGGTCAATTATTTGCTGCAGCAGGCTGAGACAGAACATTTTTACACAGGCTATCCATTTGTGAACACGTATCCATACAGAAACGTGTTAACTAAGAACTATATCTCCACTGAAGAGTACCCTCTGGATATATTCCCTCCCTATGGTAGTGGGCTGGGGTATGTTATTTCAGGGAATCTAGCATTGAGAATCTACGAGATGATGTGCCATGTCAAGCCATTTAGGATTGAAGATGTCTATGTAGGAGTCTGTGTGAAGTTATTAGGAGAGGAGGTGCATGTACCAAAAGACCACCTATTCTTCCTCTTTAAAACAGAACTGGCAGACAAAATTGAAAGTTTGATTGCAGCACACTGGGTGGATCCAGCAGCCATGAGACATTACTGGGAGACACTTCACAGCTCATCTTAA